One Thalassotalea hakodatensis DNA segment encodes these proteins:
- a CDS encoding HTH domain-containing protein, whose protein sequence is MEKSLLDIIHIVLNQVQKPLTAEAILKEIKSNNLYDFTGKTPKTAIRARLAENIDQFESASQFVRLQKGTFGLRKWLIESPGQYKEYEAKKKRNQLMDEYLAVFNRDTLPQIVSINGLNEVPIDSNWFKNNCTPMVRHEAEDDYSVVQLISVFIIKFKDKIITHTRSAKAPESRLHGERSIVFGGHITYEEVNSLFDPFDPNSTHPFIKRELEEEITVSSDSVMTPIGLLYDSTRDVSSQHLGLVYLVEMINEDYEIGEKGYHINDELTHISDVIKNKSDYENWSVELIDKILNKGKY, encoded by the coding sequence ATGGAAAAGAGTCTTCTGGACATAATACACATTGTCTTAAATCAAGTTCAAAAACCCTTGACAGCGGAAGCGATCTTGAAAGAAATAAAATCAAATAATTTATATGATTTTACAGGTAAAACTCCTAAAACAGCAATTAGAGCAAGGCTTGCTGAAAACATCGATCAATTCGAAAGCGCATCACAATTTGTAAGATTACAGAAAGGAACATTTGGTCTAAGAAAGTGGCTAATTGAAAGCCCCGGACAGTACAAAGAATACGAAGCGAAGAAGAAAAGAAACCAGCTAATGGACGAATATTTAGCTGTGTTTAATAGAGATACTTTACCCCAAATAGTCTCCATTAACGGTTTAAACGAAGTTCCCATTGACTCTAATTGGTTCAAAAATAATTGTACGCCTATGGTTAGGCATGAAGCAGAAGATGATTATTCTGTTGTTCAATTAATCTCTGTTTTTATAATTAAATTTAAAGATAAAATCATAACTCACACTAGATCTGCAAAAGCTCCTGAGTCAAGGTTACACGGAGAAAGGTCCATTGTTTTTGGTGGGCACATTACATATGAAGAAGTTAACTCTTTATTTGACCCTTTTGACCCCAATTCTACTCACCCATTTATCAAGCGAGAATTGGAAGAAGAGATTACCGTTTCATCTGATTCAGTAATGACACCAATTGGCCTATTATACGATTCTACAAGAGATGTAAGTAGTCAGCATTTGGGGCTGGTATATTTAGTTGAAATGATTAATGAAGATTACGAAATTGGTGAGAAAGGTTATCACATTAATGATGAATTAACTCACATAAGTGATGTCATCAAAAACAAGAGCGATTATGAGAATTGGTCGGTAGAACTTATAGATAAAATTTTAAATAAAGGGAAATATTAA
- the yihA gene encoding ribosome biogenesis GTP-binding protein YihA/YsxC — protein sequence METVLSTFAVNLNKASFVISAPDIRKLPEDTGIEVAFAGRSNAGKSSALNTLTRQKSLARISKTPGRTQLINVFEVEEQLRLVDLPGYGFAKVPLEMKKKWQKALGEYLEKRESLQGLVVLMDIRHPLKDLDRDLIEWAVDSELPVLALLTKSDKLSQGKASAEVLKVKKTLQPLGGDIKVQAFSSLKKTGVDQATQVICQWMDPEKLIEA from the coding sequence ATGGAAACGGTTTTGTCTACTTTTGCAGTTAATTTAAATAAAGCATCCTTTGTGATCAGTGCGCCTGATATTCGAAAACTTCCAGAAGATACCGGTATTGAAGTTGCGTTTGCAGGGCGTTCTAATGCAGGTAAATCAAGCGCATTAAACACGTTAACACGCCAGAAAAGTTTAGCACGTATCAGTAAAACGCCAGGTCGCACTCAATTAATTAACGTGTTTGAAGTTGAAGAACAGTTACGACTTGTAGATTTACCAGGGTATGGTTTTGCAAAAGTACCGCTCGAAATGAAAAAAAAGTGGCAAAAAGCGTTAGGTGAATACCTAGAAAAGCGTGAAAGCTTACAAGGCTTGGTGGTATTAATGGATATTCGCCACCCACTAAAAGACTTAGATCGTGATCTAATTGAATGGGCGGTAGACAGTGAATTACCTGTATTAGCGTTGTTAACCAAGTCAGATAAGTTATCTCAAGGAAAGGCGAGCGCAGAAGTATTAAAAGTTAAGAAAACCCTACAACCCCTTGGCGGCGACATTAAGGTGCAAGCCTTTTCGTCATTGAAAAAAACAGGTGTTGATCAAGCAACCCAAGTGATTTGCCAATGGATGGACCCAGAAAAACTGATTGAAGCATAA
- a CDS encoding nucleotidyl transferase family protein, translated as MKVGSIHGRFQPFHNEHLDYALAALKSCDFLWIGITQYDIEELKKCNDSPNRSVLSSNPLTYLERINIIKDALLDANIDRAKFDFIPFPIDEPEKLYQFVDINTVCFTTIRESWNRSKVGRLSQAGYKVEVLWENLEDKEVSSTLIRESLLNGNGLWKKMVQPSTQQHINSLNLTNRLQEYLK; from the coding sequence ATGAAAGTTGGGTCAATTCATGGAAGGTTTCAGCCATTTCACAATGAACATTTAGATTACGCTCTAGCAGCATTAAAATCCTGTGATTTTCTTTGGATTGGCATTACCCAGTACGATATTGAAGAATTAAAAAAGTGTAATGACTCTCCAAACAGAAGTGTTCTGTCATCAAATCCACTTACCTATTTGGAAAGGATCAATATTATAAAAGACGCGTTACTAGACGCGAATATCGATAGAGCCAAATTTGATTTTATTCCATTCCCTATTGATGAGCCTGAAAAACTTTACCAGTTTGTTGATATTAATACGGTCTGTTTTACGACAATTAGGGAATCGTGGAATAGATCTAAAGTAGGGCGCTTGTCACAAGCGGGTTATAAAGTTGAAGTACTATGGGAGAATCTAGAAGATAAAGAGGTGTCATCAACTTTGATTCGGGAATCTTTGCTAAATGGTAATGGGTTATGGAAAAAGATGGTTCAACCTTCAACACAACAGCACATTAATTCCCTTAATCTGACCAATCGACTTCAAGAATATCTCAAATAA
- a CDS encoding paraquat-inducible protein A — protein sequence MTRTALSNGLGSCPRCQKINKMHSEKQQCSRCAHWFYSRKPNSLQHTMAWTVTALVLFIPANIYPMMTLHTFGKTEASTILQGIATFIQTGHYPIAFIIFMASFIIPLGKIIGLFFLVYHVKHRSNMSLKRQSHLFHIVENIGPWSMLDVFVVVVMASVVNLGFISNIEVSLGASYFALMVIATLMAAHSFDSRLLWDNNNKKEQTHE from the coding sequence ATGACTAGAACAGCACTTTCGAATGGTTTAGGCAGTTGTCCTAGGTGCCAAAAAATTAATAAAATGCACAGTGAAAAACAACAATGTTCTCGCTGTGCTCATTGGTTTTACAGTCGTAAACCAAACAGCTTACAACACACCATGGCGTGGACAGTGACTGCTTTAGTCTTATTTATACCTGCCAATATCTACCCCATGATGACACTCCATACCTTTGGCAAGACAGAGGCGTCAACTATTTTACAAGGTATTGCAACGTTCATTCAAACAGGGCATTACCCTATCGCGTTCATTATTTTTATGGCTAGCTTTATTATTCCGTTAGGGAAAATTATTGGATTATTTTTTTTGGTTTATCACGTTAAACATCGCAGCAATATGAGCCTGAAAAGGCAAAGCCATTTATTTCATATCGTTGAAAATATTGGTCCGTGGTCAATGCTTGATGTATTTGTCGTCGTAGTAATGGCGTCTGTGGTGAATTTAGGTTTTATCAGTAATATTGAAGTTTCTTTAGGGGCAAGTTACTTTGCCTTAATGGTTATCGCAACGCTGATGGCAGCACATAGCTTTGATTCTAGATTGCTATGGGACAACAACAATAAAAAAGAGCAAACACATGAGTAA
- a CDS encoding DUF418 domain-containing protein, with amino-acid sequence MTTQSHDLSPVHAQQRINLLDYLRGFALIGILFMNVEWFNRPDVDLLQFDFTQTGGNWAASWLVKVFIEGKFYKLFSLLFGMGFAVMLIRAQEVGRPFGAWFTRRMIVLFVIGMCHLVFLWGGDILHDYAVAGLMLLGFVFILRWKKLSRFNTPTAFAKTGFTLILLPFIILTFVGIGYGVTHDNQKTSASWQEKSEVIAQVEQRILTAQSVGEFLLTSAEYKALNENSNKQDETKKSEALTKIPEQEQTSDHTENSDLDQHTEESTPEERIEKSVNKQYESKQKRHYRSVEEERIFTEGDYWQATQHRWEKAIRALGNTPFFALFICLPLFMVGYWLIASERLKHPEKHQSFFNTLCYCGLFFGLILSVSGVYLNLHPATKAAPELQAVGNNLFFLGQFVLCAGYVGLFVKVHQKRWFTRAFSWLSPLGKMALTNYISHSIIFTTIFYGYAGGMFGQIDRTQQMLFVVVVIIFQVIVSSIWLSYFRFGPLEWLWRSATYLKLQPMKR; translated from the coding sequence ATGACAACACAATCCCACGATTTATCACCAGTACATGCGCAACAACGGATCAATTTATTAGATTATTTAAGGGGTTTTGCGCTTATTGGCATCCTCTTTATGAATGTTGAATGGTTCAATCGGCCTGATGTTGATTTATTACAATTTGACTTTACACAAACCGGCGGAAACTGGGCAGCAAGCTGGCTCGTGAAAGTGTTTATCGAAGGAAAGTTTTATAAATTATTTTCTTTATTATTTGGTATGGGCTTCGCCGTTATGCTCATTAGAGCACAAGAAGTTGGTCGACCTTTTGGCGCTTGGTTTACTCGTCGAATGATAGTCCTTTTCGTTATTGGCATGTGCCACTTAGTGTTTCTTTGGGGTGGCGATATTTTACATGATTATGCCGTCGCTGGGTTGATGTTATTAGGCTTTGTATTTATATTACGCTGGAAAAAATTATCACGTTTTAATACCCCCACAGCCTTTGCAAAAACTGGATTCACGCTTATTTTACTGCCCTTTATCATATTAACTTTTGTTGGGATCGGATATGGCGTAACTCACGATAACCAAAAAACGTCAGCCTCTTGGCAAGAAAAGAGCGAAGTAATCGCGCAAGTTGAACAACGTATACTTACCGCACAAAGTGTAGGAGAGTTTTTATTAACATCAGCCGAGTATAAAGCGTTAAACGAAAACTCAAATAAGCAAGATGAAACTAAAAAGAGCGAAGCTCTTACTAAAATCCCCGAACAAGAGCAAACTAGCGATCACACTGAAAATTCAGACCTTGATCAACACACAGAAGAATCAACACCTGAAGAGCGTATTGAAAAAAGTGTCAATAAACAATATGAAAGCAAACAAAAACGCCATTATCGTTCAGTTGAAGAGGAGCGCATATTTACAGAAGGCGATTATTGGCAAGCAACCCAACACCGGTGGGAAAAGGCGATTCGAGCATTAGGCAATACTCCATTCTTTGCTCTCTTTATTTGTTTACCTTTATTTATGGTAGGTTATTGGTTGATCGCAAGTGAACGATTAAAACACCCAGAAAAACATCAATCTTTTTTCAACACTTTATGCTACTGCGGACTTTTCTTTGGATTAATATTAAGCGTATCAGGAGTTTACCTTAATTTACATCCAGCAACTAAAGCGGCACCTGAATTACAAGCTGTCGGTAATAACCTGTTTTTCCTTGGTCAATTTGTATTGTGTGCTGGCTATGTGGGTTTATTCGTTAAAGTACATCAAAAACGTTGGTTTACACGTGCGTTTTCTTGGTTGTCACCGTTAGGTAAAATGGCGCTAACAAATTATATAAGTCACTCTATTATTTTTACTACGATTTTCTATGGCTATGCTGGTGGTATGTTTGGCCAAATAGATCGCACGCAACAAATGCTTTTTGTAGTCGTCGTCATCATCTTCCAAGTGATTGTTAGTTCAATTTGGCTATCATACTTCAGGTTTGGACCACTTGAATGGTTATGGCGCAGCGCAACATATTTAAAACTTCAACCCATGAAACGCTAA
- a CDS encoding c-type cytochrome: MKNVLFSMVIGLGMMAQAYAFAGDAQSGKTKAAVCAACHGSNGMGTADSYPNLAGQHADYIVKQLKAFKAGDRNDQLMSPMAANLSEQDMADLAAYYSAFGIDGSAPAGGGDESTTQTAAAPVPEYQPNASAGKALYEHGDAERGITACITCHGKDGNSKVLINPNLSNQHPEYIEKQLKNFKDNARHNASMNQVTANLSTEDIANLGAYFADTAAVGEVKASTGKVAVKSFVGDAKLGKEKSATCIACHNADGNSTNAMYPSIAGQGEAYLYKQLKEFKSGVRDNAIMAGMVGALSEEDMQNVAAYYASQKLKPVAGDADAFGKELYVGGDAERGITACIACHSVNGGGMDSASFPAVGGQHPGYLKAQLQAFRSGTRANDKNGMMQDIASKLSDADISALANYMSTLK, from the coding sequence ATGAAAAACGTTTTATTTTCAATGGTCATCGGGTTGGGCATGATGGCTCAGGCTTATGCCTTTGCGGGTGACGCCCAATCAGGAAAAACAAAAGCAGCTGTTTGTGCAGCTTGTCATGGTAGTAACGGTATGGGTACCGCAGACAGCTACCCAAACTTAGCGGGTCAGCACGCTGATTATATCGTGAAACAGTTAAAAGCGTTTAAGGCTGGTGATCGTAACGATCAATTAATGTCACCAATGGCAGCAAATTTATCTGAGCAAGACATGGCTGATTTAGCCGCGTACTATTCAGCCTTTGGCATAGACGGCTCTGCTCCTGCAGGGGGAGGTGATGAAAGCACAACCCAAACAGCAGCTGCTCCAGTACCGGAATATCAACCAAATGCTAGTGCCGGTAAAGCCTTATATGAGCATGGTGATGCAGAACGTGGTATTACAGCATGTATCACTTGTCATGGTAAAGACGGTAACAGCAAAGTGTTGATTAACCCTAACTTATCTAATCAGCACCCTGAATACATTGAAAAGCAATTAAAAAACTTCAAAGACAATGCGCGTCATAACGCGTCAATGAATCAAGTGACAGCAAACTTATCTACCGAAGATATTGCTAATCTAGGCGCTTATTTTGCAGACACTGCTGCGGTAGGTGAAGTAAAAGCGTCTACAGGTAAAGTAGCCGTCAAATCATTTGTTGGTGATGCAAAATTAGGTAAAGAAAAATCTGCAACGTGTATTGCTTGTCATAATGCAGACGGTAACTCAACTAATGCAATGTATCCTTCAATTGCTGGACAAGGTGAAGCTTACCTTTACAAACAGTTGAAAGAATTTAAATCAGGCGTTCGTGATAACGCAATTATGGCCGGTATGGTTGGCGCGTTAAGTGAAGAAGATATGCAAAACGTTGCTGCATATTACGCTTCACAAAAGTTAAAGCCTGTTGCAGGCGATGCAGATGCTTTTGGTAAAGAGCTTTACGTTGGCGGTGATGCTGAGCGAGGCATTACAGCCTGTATCGCGTGCCACTCTGTCAATGGTGGTGGTATGGACAGTGCTAGCTTCCCTGCTGTTGGCGGCCAGCATCCGGGCTATTTAAAAGCCCAGCTTCAAGCCTTCCGTTCTGGTACTCGTGCTAACGATAAAAACGGCATGATGCAAGATATTGCCAGCAAACTTTCTGATGCAGATATATCAGCACTTGCTAATTATATGTCTACATTAAAATAA
- a CDS encoding AIR synthase related protein — protein MLDYDQTYFGCGNKVPAYSLKSLLDESDYSFLIPDNNIVKINDEYLVSSIDTVFPFTSDIALFAKATVLHCANDLFASGVNPIQANVSIGVSASLDINEIQQLFNSLKEALNEREIDSCNYHTFRADQTSVTIAMNGTAKELKPKARLSGDYDIFLTKPIGFWTTQKHGTGDATLCSEQLLLESNSIWLDFIQSELVKYSTDISGFGLIGHIASFLESQQYCASLDLGRIISPLNIDLANIEHYLGCSAKSNLESFGACISSVERLNDIVLDVLFGGEINGPILMIVEQDAELGKWFDKLIHIGTASPHVISKNQIIKVRD, from the coding sequence ATGCTAGATTACGATCAAACTTATTTTGGATGTGGAAACAAGGTTCCTGCATATAGTCTTAAATCACTACTAGATGAGAGCGATTACTCATTTTTAATACCAGATAATAATATTGTAAAAATTAACGATGAATACTTAGTAAGTTCGATTGACACCGTGTTTCCGTTTACAAGTGATATTGCATTATTTGCAAAGGCGACTGTGTTGCATTGTGCCAATGATTTATTCGCATCTGGAGTTAACCCAATTCAAGCAAACGTGAGTATTGGTGTTAGCGCAAGCCTTGATATTAATGAGATACAACAATTGTTTAATAGCTTGAAAGAAGCATTAAATGAGAGAGAAATAGATTCTTGTAATTACCACACTTTTAGGGCCGATCAGACATCAGTCACAATAGCAATGAATGGCACAGCCAAAGAGTTAAAACCGAAAGCTAGATTGAGTGGCGATTACGATATTTTTTTAACTAAACCTATTGGTTTTTGGACAACTCAAAAGCATGGAACTGGTGATGCTACTCTTTGTTCAGAACAGTTACTTTTAGAAAGTAACTCCATATGGTTAGATTTTATTCAATCTGAATTAGTAAAATATTCAACAGACATTTCAGGTTTTGGTTTAATTGGTCACATAGCCTCTTTTTTAGAAAGTCAGCAATATTGTGCATCATTAGATTTGGGTAGGATTATTAGTCCGCTAAATATAGATCTTGCTAACATCGAGCATTATTTAGGATGTTCAGCGAAATCTAATCTTGAGTCATTTGGAGCATGTATTTCCTCAGTCGAAAGGTTAAATGATATAGTGCTGGATGTGCTATTTGGTGGCGAAATAAATGGTCCGATCTTAATGATAGTTGAACAAGATGCTGAATTAGGCAAGTGGTTTGACAAGTTGATACATATAGGCACAGCTTCACCTCATGTGATCAGTAAAAATCAAATAATAAAAGTTAGGGATTAA
- a CDS encoding condensin complex protein MksE, translated as MEREVIYSFEEIPYTKSAEIYRLFSQGRVLNKQRYDDVHGCLVDDDLFTLVFNKIKHFSLFFKHMGYDLKFDEDGDFYFTQDLRDANNDESDDNAMKIQSILLFIGRYYATVGDLAQLQDPMFGLKESDIDALKQDDLLASSLKALRIDNWDKALEYLTSRSLIFKVSQDKYVLSKAAMTFLNRLIEAHSEFINNN; from the coding sequence ATGGAAAGAGAAGTTATTTACAGCTTTGAAGAAATTCCTTACACCAAAAGTGCTGAGATTTACCGACTATTCTCTCAAGGTCGAGTGCTCAATAAGCAGCGCTATGACGATGTTCACGGTTGCTTAGTAGATGATGATTTATTCACATTGGTATTCAATAAAATTAAGCACTTTTCCCTTTTCTTTAAACATATGGGGTATGACCTAAAGTTTGATGAAGACGGAGACTTTTACTTCACTCAAGACCTTCGTGACGCTAACAACGATGAATCAGATGATAATGCCATGAAGATTCAATCTATCCTGCTTTTTATTGGAAGGTACTATGCAACAGTAGGCGATTTGGCACAGTTACAAGATCCTATGTTTGGGCTGAAGGAATCAGATATTGATGCATTAAAACAAGACGATTTGCTAGCAAGTTCGCTGAAGGCTTTAAGGATAGACAATTGGGACAAAGCACTCGAATACCTGACAAGCAGAAGCCTTATATTTAAAGTGTCTCAGGATAAATATGTGCTAAGTAAAGCCGCAATGACATTTTTGAATAGGTTGATAGAGGCTCATTCTGAGTTTATCAATAACAACTAA
- a CDS encoding PqiB family protein, producing MSNKQHHPLDAIISSKESVSAVWLVPIIALLFGAWLIVKAVYERGVYITVQFNQASGIVVGKTEVRYKGLPIGVVKQVEVTDDLQSLLVQIEMVASSEELLTDNTTFWYVTADVSFQGVTGLDTLISGSYINVQPDLEHRGNPSRFFVALNEAPELDKSTPGLHITLKTNTLGSINTNSPVSFKQIPVGHVSGVQYNVDDATVDISVFIKPEHAYLVKENSIFWNASGFEFTGSLTSGINIKTESVGSIISGGVAFDDPKFSTPLPSAKSGHEFTLHPDFQTAEMGHEITLKLDWDTGIDKGALIEYQGLTLGVIESFSKIDPTSRKITAIAKVSPRVVPYLTSDSQFYTVTPELDLGGVTNLRTLLKGSHLSLRPSLKGEPQTQFNVYAHKPAYDYDEPGLHIMLTASDVESLKIGTNIYYKKQPVGTVQAIENKTSEQVIVHIHIKEQYKQYVKSNTRFWNTSGVRIKAGIQGVDIKAHSLQSILAGGIAFDTHETVNAKSVNNGDLFPLLSSRKIAKQSLPLTLLVADAKGIKRSTRIIHRGNVIGSVHAIHHKQDHHELVVGLLPEFDYLLKESTKFWLVDPRLTLSGVTDTEAFFGGSYIAILAGKGPFKQRFHMYQKPPAKELHASGLQLTLMSENGASLVPGSPVTYKGISVGQIDSVDLSKNGDSTLITITIDETNQHLVNQFSRFYVSSGISLTTDLTSVSLQAESAETILRGGLSFYNPKEGAAPLTKEGEKFTLFSSRHKAKVAGQAISIKFTNIAGIKAGLSIKFHQQTIGSISYVDFINQEQGAIAYGYLTDYGKRFAVEGSSFYFDEASIGLTGNKHISSALQGGFIGVSPGKGKAKTHFIAANSAPATKALPFGLNLTLTANSLGSIRVGNPVLYKQVAVGSVIGIDLANNADKVNIYINITDRYTPLVTPESKFWNTSGFSLEAGLFSGVNVESESLESLMSGGIAFATPKRMSAEQLVLPTVFDLYQSVEPKWQTWSPRIPLAPQ from the coding sequence ATGAGTAATAAACAACACCATCCGCTTGACGCAATTATATCATCAAAAGAAAGCGTTTCTGCTGTTTGGTTAGTACCGATTATTGCGTTGCTATTTGGTGCGTGGCTAATTGTAAAAGCGGTGTATGAACGAGGCGTTTATATCACCGTACAATTTAATCAAGCAAGCGGCATTGTCGTTGGTAAAACAGAAGTAAGATATAAAGGTTTACCGATAGGTGTTGTCAAACAAGTAGAAGTCACTGATGATCTACAAAGTTTATTAGTACAGATTGAAATGGTAGCGAGTAGTGAAGAATTACTCACTGACAATACAACGTTTTGGTATGTCACTGCTGATGTGTCATTTCAAGGTGTTACTGGGTTAGATACTTTAATATCAGGTAGTTACATAAATGTTCAGCCCGATTTAGAGCACAGGGGGAACCCTAGCAGGTTTTTTGTCGCATTAAATGAAGCACCAGAACTCGATAAATCTACCCCTGGTTTACACATTACTTTGAAAACCAATACTCTTGGGTCAATTAACACCAACTCACCGGTTAGCTTTAAGCAAATTCCCGTTGGCCATGTGTCAGGCGTGCAGTATAACGTTGACGATGCTACCGTCGATATTTCAGTGTTTATTAAGCCTGAGCATGCCTATTTGGTAAAAGAAAACTCTATTTTTTGGAACGCTAGCGGATTCGAATTTACCGGTTCTTTAACCTCAGGCATTAACATTAAAACCGAATCAGTAGGTTCCATTATATCGGGTGGTGTTGCCTTTGATGATCCTAAATTTTCAACACCGTTGCCCTCTGCAAAATCAGGTCATGAATTTACTTTGCATCCTGACTTTCAAACTGCCGAAATGGGGCATGAAATTACCTTAAAGCTTGATTGGGACACCGGTATAGATAAAGGAGCTTTAATTGAGTATCAAGGACTGACCTTAGGGGTCATAGAATCATTTAGTAAAATTGACCCAACATCTCGTAAAATTACAGCTATCGCGAAAGTGAGCCCTCGTGTTGTTCCTTATTTAACAAGCGACTCGCAGTTTTATACCGTTACCCCAGAATTAGATTTAGGCGGGGTGACCAATTTACGCACATTACTAAAAGGTTCACATCTCAGTTTACGACCATCATTAAAAGGGGAGCCTCAAACACAATTCAATGTGTATGCACATAAGCCAGCTTATGATTATGACGAACCAGGCTTACATATTATGTTAACCGCTAGCGATGTTGAATCTTTAAAAATAGGTACCAATATTTACTATAAAAAACAACCTGTTGGTACCGTTCAAGCCATTGAAAATAAAACCTCTGAACAGGTAATTGTGCATATTCATATTAAAGAACAATATAAACAATACGTTAAAAGTAACACTCGCTTTTGGAATACCAGTGGCGTAAGAATAAAGGCAGGAATACAAGGTGTAGACATTAAAGCACATTCATTACAGTCTATTTTAGCCGGTGGTATCGCTTTTGATACGCACGAAACCGTTAATGCTAAATCAGTGAATAATGGTGATCTATTCCCATTACTTTCATCGAGAAAAATCGCGAAACAATCATTGCCCCTAACACTGTTAGTTGCTGACGCTAAAGGTATAAAACGTTCAACACGTATTATTCATCGCGGCAACGTTATTGGTTCAGTTCACGCTATTCATCATAAACAAGATCATCATGAACTCGTTGTCGGGCTGTTACCAGAATTTGACTATTTATTGAAAGAATCTACAAAATTTTGGTTGGTAGATCCGCGGTTAACTCTCTCTGGCGTTACTGATACAGAAGCATTTTTCGGAGGAAGCTATATAGCGATATTGGCGGGAAAAGGACCATTTAAACAACGCTTTCATATGTATCAAAAACCACCCGCTAAAGAACTACATGCCAGTGGGTTACAGCTCACATTAATGAGTGAAAACGGTGCTAGTCTTGTACCAGGGAGCCCAGTAACGTATAAAGGTATTTCAGTTGGTCAAATAGACAGTGTAGATCTCAGTAAAAATGGCGATAGTACATTAATTACCATTACTATTGATGAAACTAACCAACATTTAGTTAATCAATTTTCCCGGTTTTATGTTTCCAGTGGCATTTCATTAACAACTGATTTAACCAGTGTTTCATTACAAGCAGAGTCTGCCGAAACAATTTTACGTGGAGGGTTGAGTTTTTATAACCCAAAAGAAGGTGCAGCTCCGTTAACGAAAGAAGGCGAAAAATTCACGTTATTTTCCAGTCGTCACAAAGCCAAAGTAGCCGGCCAGGCAATTAGCATAAAATTTACCAATATTGCCGGCATTAAAGCTGGACTAAGTATTAAGTTTCATCAACAAACCATTGGTTCAATTTCTTATGTTGACTTTATTAATCAAGAGCAAGGAGCCATTGCATATGGCTATTTAACCGATTACGGCAAGCGATTCGCGGTGGAAGGCTCAAGCTTTTATTTTGATGAAGCCAGTATTGGCCTCACCGGTAATAAACACATAAGTTCAGCACTACAGGGTGGCTTTATTGGTGTATCTCCAGGCAAAGGTAAGGCTAAAACGCATTTTATTGCTGCCAATTCCGCTCCTGCAACTAAAGCACTTCCTTTTGGCTTAAATTTAACCTTAACGGCTAATTCACTCGGGTCGATTCGAGTTGGTAACCCTGTACTTTATAAACAAGTAGCTGTTGGCAGCGTTATTGGTATCGATCTAGCAAATAATGCAGACAAGGTTAATATTTATATTAATATTACCGATCGATATACCCCCTTAGTTACCCCTGAATCCAAATTTTGGAACACAAGTGGCTTTAGCCTTGAAGCGGGTCTTTTTTCGGGCGTTAATGTTGAGTCAGAATCATTAGAATCACTCATGTCTGGCGGTATTGCATTTGCAACCCCAAAGAGAATGTCGGCTGAACAGTTGGTTTTGCCAACTGTATTTGATCTTTATCAATCCGTTGAGCCCAAATGGCAAACTTGGTCACCTAGAATCCCATTAGCGCCACAGTAG
- a CDS encoding paraquat-inducible protein A, with protein MTASLPTDTLAACQRCDTLVNLPKLSNHQKALCPCCNTVLHSPKKHTLDKTFAISFAGLLLLIPATVMPLMGIYAAGQYNQASLFTCIVLLANEGFYFIAFCVFIFAIAVPAVRLFTAFYLTFCLKYTSKKPHLIVFFRSYHLLNNWAMIHVFFLGIIVSLYKLVDIADIAIGTGITSIILLLMCSTMLSITLDHRFIWQQLEQIND; from the coding sequence ATGACAGCGTCGCTACCAACGGATACCTTAGCTGCCTGTCAACGCTGCGATACCTTGGTAAATCTTCCCAAGCTCTCAAACCACCAAAAGGCGCTTTGCCCTTGTTGTAATACGGTGTTACATTCCCCTAAAAAGCACACCCTTGATAAAACATTCGCTATTTCATTTGCAGGGTTATTATTATTAATACCCGCTACTGTCATGCCGTTAATGGGCATATATGCCGCAGGTCAGTATAACCAAGCGTCATTATTTACATGTATTGTTTTATTAGCGAATGAAGGTTTTTATTTTATTGCCTTTTGTGTCTTTATTTTTGCCATTGCTGTACCTGCTGTTCGTTTATTCACAGCGTTTTATTTAACTTTTTGTTTGAAGTATACGAGCAAAAAACCTCACTTGATCGTGTTTTTCCGCTCTTATCATCTACTGAATAACTGGGCAATGATTCATGTATTTTTTCTAGGGATCATCGTGTCATTATATAAATTAGTGGATATTGCAGATATTGCTATTGGCACGGGCATTACCAGTATCATTCTATTGTTGATGTGTTCAACCATGCTATCCATCACGTTAGACCATCGATTTATATGGCAACAGCTGGAGCAAATCAATGACTAG